Proteins from one Candidatus Saccharimonadales bacterium genomic window:
- a CDS encoding YrdB family protein: MIVVFLILAFILELIAFVTFSSSPFCFSVLPVYQWVISIFLFTGLVIFWSKYMAPRAQSKFSTRYYFTIKFLIYTISALTICSLFSDAMGIAFISVSILDEVVLGKYRPEK; this comes from the coding sequence GTGATAGTAGTATTTCTGATATTAGCGTTTATACTCGAGTTAATCGCATTTGTAACTTTTTCATCTAGTCCTTTTTGCTTCTCGGTTTTGCCGGTATATCAGTGGGTAATCTCAATTTTTCTCTTTACAGGACTTGTTATTTTTTGGAGCAAATACATGGCGCCTCGTGCTCAAAGTAAGTTTAGTACAAGGTACTACTTTACGATAAAATTTTTGATCTATACTATTTCAGCTTTGACTATATGTAGTTTATTTAGTGATGCCATGGGAATTGCATTCATAAGTGTAAGTATTCTTGATGAAGTCGTACTTGGTAAGTACAGACCTGAAAAATAA
- a CDS encoding FBP domain-containing protein gives MRTLNQEEFNNVLKNIDIKTRLKSELKFVSSTSQLNSDWSNYELVAITDRTGNKGLLLLEPDHELYVTTYELSPRIVDASTGRDRAIICDFCYTWQPGSNAAGITFTGGRIKQSVSFLCCGDLSCSLHCRTVTKASLTSRAQLRESN, from the coding sequence ATGCGAACATTGAATCAAGAAGAATTTAATAACGTTTTGAAAAATATTGATATCAAAACTCGATTGAAGAGTGAGCTTAAATTTGTCAGTAGTACGTCACAACTTAACTCTGATTGGTCTAACTATGAGTTAGTTGCTATTACTGACCGAACTGGGAATAAAGGTTTGCTTCTATTAGAGCCTGATCATGAACTCTACGTCACTACGTATGAACTATCACCAAGAATAGTAGATGCAAGTACTGGACGTGACCGCGCAATTATATGTGATTTTTGCTACACATGGCAGCCAGGATCAAATGCTGCTGGTATTACGTTTACAGGTGGTCGTATAAAGCAAAGTGTGAGCTTCCTGTGCTGCGGAGATCTTTCGTGTAGTTTGCACTGTAGAACCGTCACAAAAGCCTCTCTTACATCAAGAGCACAACTGAGAGAATCTAACTGA
- a CDS encoding MFS transporter: MTTNLSAQHHASKFTSRQRTIALVIVAFAFVMDLLDSTIVNVAIPSIQTNLGATFSQIQWITAGYALAFATLLITGGRLGDVIGYKKLFITGISMFTLTSLLCGVAPNIEVLVAGRLLQGAAAALMVPQVMSLMQVMYKPKERGAVMGLFGALGGLSASLGPVIGGFLIHWNIAGLDWRPIFLINIPVGIFALIAGIKYLPGGKSPHPLKLDVLGTFLIMSALGLLIFPLIQGREYGWPAWTFVMLFAAIPMFVIFWLWQKRKFIIDQSPLIIPSLFKTYSFSIGILANLVFQLVMIGFFFTFTLTLQIGLGFEVIQAALTGLPIAIGIGISIGVIAPKLTALIGRYTMTVGSVVMAVGLLMTKSVIVSEGINTNPWHLTPWLLVIGVGMGMVMGLIFSIALKDVDTKHAGSASGTLNAVQQVGGAIGIAIIGVIFFGALNHNAATSFVSAEPGIRSYLTTQKLPVQEQDTILTAVGNCYIDRTKETDNTVVPESCKSLESAPVNNTQPQLANLSVVVQAQTKKAIAQNFADAFNMTMYYAIGVVGVTFIISFLLPRKIEYSMES, translated from the coding sequence ATGACTACAAACCTATCAGCTCAACATCATGCGAGTAAATTTACGTCGCGTCAACGTACCATTGCACTTGTAATTGTCGCATTTGCATTTGTGATGGACTTACTCGACTCGACTATTGTTAATGTTGCAATACCTTCAATTCAAACTAATCTAGGAGCAACTTTCTCTCAGATTCAATGGATTACGGCAGGATACGCACTGGCATTTGCTACGTTACTTATCACTGGAGGTAGGCTCGGTGATGTTATTGGCTACAAGAAGCTATTTATTACTGGTATTTCTATGTTTACACTTACATCACTTCTCTGTGGTGTTGCGCCAAATATTGAGGTTTTAGTGGCAGGCCGCCTTCTCCAAGGTGCTGCTGCAGCACTCATGGTTCCTCAGGTTATGAGCTTAATGCAGGTGATGTATAAGCCTAAAGAACGTGGTGCAGTCATGGGACTATTTGGTGCTTTAGGTGGGCTATCTGCATCACTTGGTCCAGTTATCGGTGGCTTTTTGATTCACTGGAACATTGCCGGACTCGATTGGCGACCAATTTTTCTTATCAATATACCAGTAGGGATTTTCGCGCTTATTGCAGGAATTAAGTATTTGCCTGGTGGCAAGTCGCCTCATCCGTTAAAACTAGATGTACTCGGCACGTTTCTTATTATGTCAGCACTCGGACTACTCATATTCCCACTTATTCAAGGTCGTGAGTATGGATGGCCAGCTTGGACGTTTGTGATGCTCTTTGCTGCGATCCCGATGTTTGTTATATTTTGGCTTTGGCAAAAAAGAAAATTTATTATTGATCAATCGCCTCTCATCATCCCATCGCTTTTTAAGACGTATTCATTTTCTATTGGTATACTTGCAAACCTCGTATTCCAACTTGTCATGATCGGTTTTTTCTTCACGTTTACATTGACTCTACAAATTGGATTAGGGTTTGAAGTAATTCAAGCAGCCCTAACAGGACTACCAATAGCAATTGGCATTGGAATTAGTATTGGGGTCATTGCTCCAAAACTGACTGCACTAATTGGTCGATATACAATGACTGTCGGTAGCGTTGTTATGGCCGTAGGCTTATTAATGACAAAATCAGTAATAGTATCTGAAGGTATTAACACAAATCCATGGCATTTAACACCTTGGCTTCTTGTTATTGGTGTCGGAATGGGTATGGTCATGGGGCTCATATTCTCAATCGCACTTAAGGATGTTGACACAAAACACGCTGGATCTGCTAGTGGTACACTTAATGCCGTGCAGCAAGTCGGTGGAGCGATAGGAATAGCAATTATTGGTGTAATATTCTTCGGTGCTTTGAACCATAATGCTGCAACAAGCTTTGTATCGGCCGAACCTGGTATCCGTAGCTATCTCACAACACAAAAGCTACCAGTACAGGAACAAGATACTATTCTTACTGCTGTAGGAAATTGTTATATTGATCGCACAAAAGAAACCGACAATACAGTTGTACCAGAAAGTTGTAAGAGCCTTGAGAGTGCTCCAGTAAATAATACACAGCCTCAGCTCGCCAATTTATCTGTTGTCGTACAGGCCCAGACTAAAAAAGCAATTGCACAGAATTTTGCAGATGCATTCAATATGACCATGTACTACGCAATAGGGGTTGTCGGAGTAACATTTATCATTAGTTTTCTACTGCCCCGTAAAATTGAATACTCAATGGAAAGCTAG
- a CDS encoding DUF6498-containing protein produces MPVLNLIVQVVAYSVLPLIGVLFLGWDWRQILILYWFENITIGIKAVIGMARSKSTLSDIIPSSPGVELGTTGQVIKIGMIAFFIFHYGTFTAVHGIFVFLLTSGAFSISSSLNHEVTLNIFGLFILWAVSSIVQLLRELSQPPLALSMKKQFTEPYKRIIPLHIAIILGAFAMSILNLPSGSVIVLIALKLFFDIKSFKPRLGVNTHTSSDNVIDL; encoded by the coding sequence ATGCCAGTATTAAATTTGATTGTACAAGTAGTTGCTTATAGTGTATTGCCCCTGATTGGAGTTTTGTTCCTTGGTTGGGACTGGAGACAGATACTCATTCTTTACTGGTTTGAAAATATTACGATAGGCATTAAAGCTGTAATTGGAATGGCTCGCTCAAAGAGCACTTTAAGCGATATTATTCCGTCTAGCCCGGGTGTTGAATTAGGCACTACTGGCCAAGTTATAAAAATTGGTATGATTGCGTTCTTCATTTTTCATTACGGAACGTTCACTGCTGTACATGGCATTTTTGTGTTTTTATTAACATCTGGTGCATTCTCAATTTCAAGCTCTCTCAATCATGAAGTGACGCTCAATATTTTTGGCTTGTTTATTCTTTGGGCAGTCTCAAGTATTGTGCAGCTATTAAGGGAACTGTCACAGCCCCCTCTGGCCTTAAGTATGAAAAAACAATTCACCGAGCCGTATAAACGTATTATTCCACTACACATTGCCATCATTCTCGGAGCATTTGCAATGTCAATACTTAATCTACCGTCGGGTTCAGTTATTGTGTTAATTGCGCTAAAGCTATTTTTTGATATAAAAAGCTTTAAACCGAGATTAGGCGTAAATACACATACTAGCTCAGACAATGTTATTGATCTATAG